Proteins from a single region of Sinorhizobium alkalisoli:
- a CDS encoding YciI-like protein produces the protein MLFALLCTDKPGALQLRLDTRPDHLAYLEDLNARGILKVAGPFLGEDGKPTGSLVIVKTETIEEAKAIAEADPYAKAGLFANVEVKAYNWVFNNPEA, from the coding sequence ATGCTCTTCGCACTTCTATGCACGGATAAACCGGGGGCGCTCCAATTGCGGCTCGACACCCGCCCCGACCACCTTGCCTATCTCGAGGATCTCAATGCCAGGGGCATTCTCAAGGTTGCCGGGCCATTCCTCGGCGAGGACGGCAAGCCGACGGGCAGTCTCGTGATCGTCAAGACCGAGACGATCGAAGAGGCAAAAGCGATCGCCGAAGCGGACCCCTACGCAAAGGCAGGGCTTTTCGCCAATGTCGAGGTCAAGGCCTACAACTGGGTCTTCAACAATCCGGAGGCTTGA
- a CDS encoding NAD(P)H-dependent glycerol-3-phosphate dehydrogenase codes for MSGNPKIVVIGAGAFGTALAAVAAARANANVLLLARREETAAECRRTGRNEAALPGISLPKGLQFSADTAVLMDADIVLFAMPSQEHRAAARSYGASIGAGATIVTCAKGMEQSTGRLLTDVLDEELPGHRIAVLSGPGFAADIAKGLPTAMVIAASDMTLAKNLAAAISGPTFRLYPSTDRIGVQLGGALKNVLAIACGIVEGAGLGDSARAALIARGLAEMSRFVTARGGEADTVRGLSGLGDLVLTATSHQSRNLRFGIALGRNGRADGSGELVEGAFAASVAAHVAGELGVEMPITQAVAAIIDGKLDVRTALEQLMSRPITQE; via the coding sequence ATGAGCGGCAATCCCAAGATCGTGGTCATCGGCGCGGGCGCCTTCGGAACGGCGCTCGCCGCCGTCGCGGCGGCAAGGGCGAACGCCAACGTCCTCTTGCTCGCACGCCGGGAGGAAACGGCCGCGGAATGCCGCCGGACCGGGCGCAACGAGGCGGCATTGCCCGGCATTTCGCTGCCTAAGGGGCTTCAATTTTCCGCCGATACGGCAGTGCTCATGGATGCCGATATCGTGCTTTTCGCGATGCCGTCGCAGGAGCACAGGGCCGCCGCCCGCAGCTACGGTGCCTCTATCGGTGCCGGCGCAACGATCGTGACCTGTGCCAAGGGCATGGAGCAATCGACGGGCCGGCTTCTCACGGATGTTCTCGACGAGGAACTGCCGGGCCACAGGATCGCCGTGCTGTCCGGCCCGGGCTTTGCCGCCGACATTGCCAAGGGCCTGCCGACGGCAATGGTGATCGCGGCATCCGACATGACGCTGGCGAAGAACCTCGCCGCAGCGATTTCCGGACCGACCTTCCGGCTCTATCCGTCGACGGACCGCATCGGCGTGCAGCTTGGCGGAGCGCTGAAGAACGTGCTGGCGATCGCCTGCGGCATCGTCGAGGGGGCCGGGCTTGGCGATTCGGCGCGCGCGGCGCTGATTGCGCGCGGCCTTGCGGAAATGTCGCGCTTCGTGACGGCAAGAGGTGGCGAGGCGGACACGGTGCGCGGGCTGTCGGGCCTCGGCGATCTCGTGCTGACGGCGACGAGCCACCAGTCGCGCAACCTGCGCTTCGGCATCGCGCTCGGCCGGAACGGCCGCGCGGACGGCAGCGGCGAACTCGTCGAAGGCGCCTTTGCGGCCTCCGTTGCGGCGCATGTGGCCGGCGAGCTTGGCGTGGAGATGCCGATCACACAGGCGGTCGCGGCGATCATCGACGGCAAGCTCGATGTGCGCACCGCGCTCGAACAGTTGATGTCGCGCCCGATCACGCAGGAATGA
- the sdhC gene encoding succinate dehydrogenase, cytochrome b556 subunit has translation MTDVTRSRPLSPHLQIYKPIPTMVMSIMHRITGGALYFGTILVAWWLIAAASGAAYYDWVSWLFGTLIGKIVLFGYTWVLMHHMLGGIRHFAWDLGYGYEKHFATKMAKATLAGSVTLTLLIWIIGFLAR, from the coding sequence ATGACGGATGTCACAAGAAGCCGGCCGCTTTCGCCGCATCTTCAGATTTACAAACCGATTCCGACGATGGTCATGTCGATCATGCACCGCATCACGGGCGGTGCACTCTATTTCGGCACGATTCTGGTTGCCTGGTGGCTGATCGCCGCTGCCTCGGGTGCGGCCTATTACGACTGGGTCAGCTGGCTGTTCGGGACGCTGATCGGCAAGATCGTGCTCTTCGGCTACACCTGGGTGCTGATGCATCACATGCTGGGCGGCATCCGCCACTTCGCCTGGGACCTCGGCTACGGTTACGAGAAGCACTTCGCGACGAAGATGGCCAAGGCGACGCTCGCCGGTTCGGTGACGCTGACGCTTCTCATCTGGATCATCGGTTTTCTGGCGCGCTGA
- a CDS encoding COG4223 family protein translates to MVSEKPPRRSKPDKEPLTIDLEAERTVTEAGADADREPVTDEPAASSRTPVQDEAERPETEHEGTGDREAERQEEAEAERAAAAAAAFDEEPPHLDNTAPSETRTRRPSASGALAAGILGGLVALAGAGVLQYAGYLPALGPERGNGTAEQELRSEIEAVKAELQARPQPAPVDIAPLEDRVAALEQTPATPAGEGAPAVAALQAEVDNLTQEIATLKSGLADARQTAETERSELAARIDQAEQKLNEPANDIRMAKAVAITALKTAIDRGGPFLAELDQLRSVAPKDETVTELADDAPTGVATRTQLRTEFPAAASAMLDALIQPAPDEGIFDRLVSSAMSGIRVRPVGSVEGDTPEAVIARIEDKLDNGDLKGASLEWANLPEAAKSAGQAFKGKLDRRLHVETVIDAAMAEAMARSGTQG, encoded by the coding sequence ATGGTATCGGAAAAGCCGCCGCGCCGGTCGAAACCGGACAAGGAACCGTTGACGATCGACCTCGAGGCGGAACGGACGGTGACCGAAGCTGGCGCTGACGCTGATCGGGAGCCGGTCACCGACGAGCCGGCGGCCTCGAGCCGGACGCCCGTCCAGGACGAGGCGGAGCGCCCTGAGACAGAGCACGAAGGGACAGGGGACCGGGAGGCAGAGCGCCAGGAGGAAGCGGAGGCGGAACGGGCCGCCGCGGCCGCCGCCGCCTTCGACGAGGAGCCTCCGCACTTGGACAATACGGCGCCATCGGAAACCAGGACCAGACGGCCGTCCGCTTCCGGCGCGCTCGCCGCCGGCATCCTCGGCGGTCTGGTGGCGCTTGCCGGCGCCGGGGTGCTGCAATATGCCGGCTACCTCCCCGCTCTCGGACCGGAACGCGGCAACGGCACGGCGGAGCAGGAACTCAGGAGCGAAATCGAGGCCGTGAAGGCGGAGCTTCAAGCCCGGCCGCAGCCGGCACCGGTCGACATCGCTCCCCTGGAGGACCGCGTCGCGGCGCTGGAACAGACGCCCGCGACGCCGGCTGGCGAGGGTGCGCCGGCCGTGGCGGCTCTTCAGGCCGAGGTCGACAATCTGACCCAGGAAATCGCCACGCTGAAGAGCGGCCTCGCCGACGCCAGGCAGACCGCGGAGACCGAAAGATCCGAACTGGCGGCCCGCATCGATCAGGCGGAGCAGAAGCTGAATGAGCCGGCTAACGATATCCGGATGGCAAAGGCCGTTGCCATCACGGCGCTCAAGACGGCGATCGATCGCGGTGGACCTTTCCTCGCCGAGCTCGATCAGCTGCGCAGCGTCGCGCCGAAGGATGAGACGGTGACGGAACTGGCCGACGACGCCCCGACGGGTGTTGCCACGCGCACGCAATTGCGGACGGAATTCCCGGCGGCAGCCTCGGCGATGCTGGACGCGCTCATCCAGCCCGCTCCGGACGAGGGAATTTTCGACCGCCTCGTTTCGAGCGCGATGTCCGGCATCCGGGTGCGTCCGGTGGGCAGCGTCGAAGGCGACACGCCGGAAGCGGTAATCGCCCGCATCGAGGACAAGCTCGACAATGGCGATCTCAAGGGCGCGTCGCTCGAATGGGCCAATCTTCCCGAGGCCGCGAAGTCCGCCGGGCAGGCGTTCAAGGGGAAGCTCGACCGGCGGCTGCATGTCGAAACGGTCATCGATGCCGCCATGGCCGAGGCCATGGCGCGCAGCGGCACGCAAGGCTAG
- a CDS encoding TerB family tellurite resistance protein — MFERFRAFLEGLTGSAAQIERGDPRVAVIGLCFQVMEADGKIRFSERRKMRAIIKEYYQLDDSALNALVAAGETAESEAIDFYQFTAEIKRHFAEEQRVELVGMLWDIVYADGARSEMEDHVIWRIADLLGVSGRDRVLKRREAAARIDGEEAASEQQEG; from the coding sequence ATGTTTGAACGGTTTCGAGCCTTCCTCGAGGGGCTGACGGGTTCGGCTGCTCAGATCGAAAGGGGCGATCCCCGCGTTGCCGTCATCGGGCTTTGTTTCCAGGTGATGGAAGCGGACGGGAAGATCCGCTTTTCCGAGCGCCGCAAGATGCGGGCGATCATCAAGGAGTACTATCAACTCGACGACAGCGCCCTCAATGCCCTGGTGGCGGCCGGCGAAACGGCGGAAAGCGAGGCGATCGACTTTTACCAGTTTACCGCCGAGATCAAACGCCACTTTGCGGAGGAACAGCGCGTTGAGCTCGTCGGCATGCTCTGGGACATTGTCTATGCCGATGGCGCGCGTAGCGAGATGGAGGACCACGTGATCTGGCGGATCGCCGATCTTCTCGGCGTTTCGGGGCGCGACCGTGTCTTGAAGCGGCGGGAAGCCGCCGCCAGGATCGACGGGGAGGAGGCCGCAAGCGAGCAACAGGAAGGCTGA
- a CDS encoding class I SAM-dependent methyltransferase → MKTDPESFIRANTGILSPPHVPEIRLHLANEAHDLWLKTEEELEEIGLPPPFWAFAWAGGQGLARYVLDHPECVRGRRVVDFAAGSGLVAIAAKMAGAQDVVAVDIDPWAGTAVRLNAELNRVAVDFLGRNIIGREREAEVYLAGDVFYDKEFANLLRPWFGALAQAGAAVLVGDPGRSYCPREMMSALATYEVPVTRALEDSEVKRTTVWRFAETG, encoded by the coding sequence TTGAAGACCGATCCCGAAAGCTTCATCCGCGCCAATACGGGCATTCTCTCGCCGCCGCATGTGCCGGAAATCCGGCTGCATCTCGCGAACGAAGCGCATGATCTGTGGCTGAAGACGGAGGAGGAACTGGAGGAGATCGGGCTGCCGCCGCCGTTCTGGGCCTTTGCCTGGGCGGGCGGGCAGGGGCTGGCGCGCTACGTCCTCGACCATCCGGAATGCGTGCGCGGACGCCGCGTCGTCGATTTCGCCGCCGGCTCCGGCCTTGTGGCGATTGCCGCGAAGATGGCCGGTGCGCAAGACGTCGTCGCGGTCGACATCGACCCCTGGGCGGGGACGGCGGTGCGGCTCAATGCGGAGTTGAACCGCGTCGCGGTCGACTTCCTCGGCAGGAACATCATCGGCCGGGAACGAGAAGCGGAGGTCTATCTCGCCGGTGACGTTTTCTACGACAAGGAATTTGCCAACCTTCTTCGACCGTGGTTCGGCGCACTGGCGCAAGCCGGTGCTGCCGTTCTCGTCGGCGATCCGGGTCGAAGCTATTGCCCGCGCGAGATGATGTCGGCGCTTGCGACCTATGAGGTGCCGGTGACCCGGGCGCTCGAGGACAGCGAAGTCAAACGGACGACGGTCTGGCGGTTCGCCGAGACCGGATGA
- a CDS encoding heme biosynthesis protein HemY produces the protein MIRILFFILLVLALALGFAWLADRPGELSLIWQGQLIEMSLMRAATILISLFALVLITIWLVRAIWLSPHTVTRYFRARKRDRGYQALSTGLIAAGAGDAILARKMVSRTRSLIRVDQEPLIHLLEAQTALIEGRHDDARRKFEQMADDPETRELGLRGLYLEAKRLGAHEAARQYAERAAEKAPHLAWATLATLDDRSQAGRWDEAIRLLDQSRSANVLGKKEANRKKAVLLTARAMGKLEADPKSARDDALAALKLEERLVPAALIAAKALFREDNLRKGATILERSWKLEPHPEVARLYVRARGGDTALDRLKRAKRLETLRGNNAVALATVAEAALEARELDLARQKAEAAARLAPAESIFMLLADIEEADTGDEGRIRHWMAQALRSPRDPAWTADGVISPSWLPVSPVSGRLDAFEWKAPPTQLAATTEEGRPDPDAAIRSLPPVAPGIPAAAAEPPEPTEAEAPAAPAEAEAPIELPERKEQAAAPAESKEPVGDEEPAPFFGRRPDDPGVRDSMAGDRDKANFRLF, from the coding sequence ATGATCCGGATACTGTTCTTCATCCTGCTCGTCCTCGCTCTCGCCCTCGGCTTTGCCTGGCTTGCGGACCGGCCGGGCGAGCTTTCGCTGATCTGGCAGGGACAGCTCATCGAAATGAGCCTGATGCGAGCGGCCACCATCCTGATCTCGCTCTTTGCGCTGGTCCTCATCACGATCTGGCTGGTCCGGGCGATATGGCTGTCGCCGCACACCGTCACCCGCTATTTCCGCGCCCGCAAGCGCGACCGGGGTTACCAGGCGCTTTCGACCGGGCTGATCGCCGCCGGCGCCGGCGACGCCATTCTCGCCCGCAAGATGGTGAGCCGGACGCGCAGCCTGATCCGGGTGGACCAGGAGCCGCTGATCCACCTGCTCGAGGCGCAGACGGCACTGATCGAGGGCCGGCATGACGACGCGCGCCGGAAATTCGAACAGATGGCGGACGACCCGGAGACGCGCGAACTCGGCCTGCGCGGGCTTTACCTCGAGGCCAAGCGCCTCGGTGCCCATGAGGCTGCCCGCCAATATGCCGAGCGCGCCGCCGAGAAGGCACCGCATCTGGCCTGGGCCACGCTCGCGACGCTTGACGATCGTAGCCAGGCGGGCCGATGGGACGAGGCGATCCGTCTCCTCGACCAGAGCCGCTCCGCCAATGTCCTCGGCAAGAAGGAGGCGAACCGGAAAAAGGCCGTACTGCTGACGGCACGCGCCATGGGCAAGCTCGAAGCGGATCCGAAATCGGCGCGCGACGACGCGCTGGCGGCGCTGAAGCTCGAAGAGCGGCTGGTGCCGGCGGCGCTGATCGCCGCCAAGGCACTGTTTCGCGAAGACAATCTGCGCAAGGGGGCCACGATCCTCGAAAGAAGTTGGAAGCTGGAACCGCATCCCGAGGTGGCGCGCCTTTACGTGCGGGCACGCGGTGGCGATACCGCGCTCGACCGGTTGAAGCGTGCGAAGAGGCTCGAAACCTTGCGCGGCAACAACGCCGTTGCGCTGGCGACCGTGGCCGAGGCGGCGCTCGAGGCGCGCGAACTCGACCTTGCCCGGCAAAAGGCCGAGGCCGCCGCCCGGCTCGCGCCGGCCGAGAGCATCTTCATGCTGCTTGCGGATATCGAGGAGGCGGACACCGGCGACGAGGGCCGCATCCGCCACTGGATGGCGCAGGCGCTGCGCAGCCCGCGCGATCCGGCCTGGACCGCCGATGGGGTGATTTCACCCTCCTGGCTGCCGGTCTCGCCGGTCAGCGGCCGGCTCGATGCCTTCGAATGGAAGGCGCCGCCAACGCAGCTTGCGGCCACGACGGAAGAGGGCCGGCCGGACCCCGACGCGGCAATCCGCAGCCTGCCACCGGTGGCGCCCGGGATACCGGCGGCCGCAGCCGAACCGCCGGAGCCCACGGAAGCGGAGGCGCCGGCTGCGCCGGCCGAAGCCGAGGCGCCGATCGAATTGCCGGAGCGAAAGGAACAAGCCGCAGCGCCGGCCGAGAGTAAGGAGCCGGTCGGCGACGAGGAACCGGCCCCCTTCTTCGGCCGTCGTCCGGACGATCCGGGCGTTCGCGACTCCATGGCAGGGGACAGGGACAAGGCCAATTTCCGGCTTTTCTGA
- a CDS encoding glutamine amidotransferase — MPREGCDTKKPILIILHQERSSAGRVGHILEQKGFSLDIRRPALGDDLPPTLSDHSGTIVFGGPMSANDEEEFVRREIDWLSVPLKENKPYLGICLGAQMLARNLGGKVAPHHEGMTEIGWYPLKATEVGRALIDWPAMVYHFHREGFDLPKDAELLATGDTYPNQAFRYGNNAWGIQFHGELTRAMMHRWVVHGAHRFVLPGAQMGKAHLDGRMLHDRPLRTWMENFLELIFLRGGKTEKPPQRQGASSQVRM, encoded by the coding sequence ATGCCGCGAGAGGGCTGCGACACCAAGAAACCGATCCTCATCATCCTCCATCAGGAGCGCTCGAGCGCCGGACGTGTCGGCCATATCCTCGAGCAGAAAGGCTTCAGCCTCGATATCCGCCGGCCGGCGCTCGGCGACGATCTGCCGCCGACATTGAGCGACCATTCGGGCACGATCGTCTTCGGCGGGCCCATGAGCGCGAATGATGAGGAGGAGTTCGTTCGGCGCGAAATCGACTGGCTGTCGGTGCCGTTGAAGGAGAACAAGCCCTATCTCGGGATCTGCCTTGGTGCGCAGATGCTCGCCCGCAATCTCGGCGGCAAGGTTGCGCCCCATCATGAGGGCATGACCGAGATCGGCTGGTACCCGCTCAAGGCCACGGAAGTCGGCCGGGCGCTGATCGACTGGCCGGCCATGGTCTACCATTTTCACCGCGAAGGCTTCGATCTGCCGAAGGACGCAGAGCTGCTGGCGACCGGCGATACCTATCCGAACCAGGCCTTCCGCTATGGCAACAATGCCTGGGGCATCCAGTTTCACGGAGAGCTGACGCGGGCGATGATGCATCGTTGGGTCGTCCACGGCGCCCACCGCTTCGTGCTGCCTGGCGCCCAGATGGGCAAGGCCCATCTCGACGGTCGCATGCTCCACGACCGCCCCTTGCGGACCTGGATGGAGAATTTCCTGGAGCTCATCTTCCTGCGCGGCGGCAAGACGGAGAAGCCGCCGCAACGGCAGGGAGCCTCCAGTCAGGTAAGGATGTAG
- the tsaD gene encoding tRNA (adenosine(37)-N6)-threonylcarbamoyltransferase complex transferase subunit TsaD has protein sequence MSTPLRILGIETSCDETAASVVLRDEKGSGRILGDVVLSQLEEHSAYGGVVPEIAARAHVEALDTLIEEALLRAGVTLKDIDAIAATSGPGLIGGLIVGLMTGKAIARATGKPLYAVNHLEGHALTARLTDGLSFPYLMLLVSGGHTQLILVKGVGDYERWGTTIDDALGEAFDKTAKLLGLPYPGGPAVERAAVAGDPERFDFPRPLVGDARLDFSFSGLKTAVRQAAQSLEPVTENDIADICASFQRAISRTLKDRVGRGLKRFKEDYSSVAQPALVVAGGVAANQALRATLQALCDAHGFRFVAPPLQLCTDNAAMIAWAGAERLAAGLPADGFEVAPRSRWPLDGGAQALIGSGKRGAKA, from the coding sequence ATGTCCACGCCCCTGCGCATCCTCGGCATAGAGACAAGCTGCGACGAGACCGCGGCTTCGGTCGTGCTGCGCGACGAGAAGGGCAGCGGCCGGATTCTGGGCGACGTGGTGCTCAGCCAGTTGGAAGAGCATAGCGCCTATGGCGGCGTGGTGCCGGAGATCGCGGCGCGCGCCCATGTCGAGGCGCTGGACACGCTGATCGAGGAAGCGCTTTTGCGCGCCGGCGTGACGCTGAAGGACATCGATGCGATCGCCGCGACGAGTGGTCCCGGCCTGATCGGCGGGCTGATCGTCGGGCTGATGACCGGCAAGGCGATTGCCCGGGCAACGGGAAAGCCGCTCTATGCCGTCAATCATCTCGAAGGCCATGCGCTGACGGCACGGCTGACGGATGGGCTTTCCTTTCCATATCTCATGCTACTCGTCTCCGGCGGCCATACGCAGCTGATTCTGGTGAAGGGCGTCGGAGACTACGAGCGCTGGGGCACGACGATCGACGACGCGCTCGGCGAAGCCTTCGACAAGACGGCGAAGCTGCTCGGCCTTCCCTATCCCGGCGGGCCGGCGGTCGAGCGGGCGGCGGTGGCCGGCGATCCTGAGCGCTTCGATTTTCCGCGGCCGCTCGTCGGCGACGCCCGGCTCGATTTCTCCTTCTCAGGCCTCAAGACAGCCGTCCGCCAGGCGGCGCAATCGCTGGAGCCGGTGACCGAGAACGATATCGCAGATATCTGCGCCTCGTTCCAGCGCGCGATCTCGCGCACGCTCAAGGACCGCGTCGGCCGCGGGCTCAAGCGCTTCAAAGAAGACTATTCGTCGGTCGCTCAACCCGCATTGGTCGTCGCCGGCGGCGTGGCCGCCAACCAGGCGCTGAGAGCGACGCTCCAGGCGCTTTGCGACGCGCACGGTTTTCGCTTCGTTGCGCCGCCGCTCCAGCTTTGCACGGACAATGCGGCAATGATCGCCTGGGCGGGGGCGGAAAGGCTGGCGGCGGGGCTGCCTGCGGACGGGTTCGAGGTCGCGCCGCGCTCACGCTGGCCGCTCGACGGCGGGGCCCAGGCATTGATCGGCTCCGGCAAGCGCGGCGCCAAGGCATGA
- the sdhD gene encoding succinate dehydrogenase, hydrophobic membrane anchor protein: MNMRTPLGKVRGLGSAKEGTDHFWRQRLTAVANVPLLIFFVFFVARYAGAPHAEIVAALSNPFVAVVMALVVTSALTHMRIGMQVIIEDYVHAEGAKIALLMLNTFFAIAIGGLCLFAILKIAFAG, from the coding sequence ATGAATATGCGCACGCCGCTCGGCAAGGTCCGCGGTCTCGGTTCGGCCAAGGAGGGCACGGATCACTTCTGGCGCCAGCGCCTGACCGCCGTCGCCAATGTTCCGCTGCTGATCTTCTTCGTGTTCTTCGTTGCCCGCTATGCCGGGGCCCCGCATGCGGAAATCGTCGCGGCGCTTTCGAACCCGTTCGTCGCCGTGGTCATGGCTCTGGTGGTGACCTCCGCGCTCACCCACATGCGGATCGGCATGCAGGTCATCATCGAAGACTATGTTCACGCCGAGGGCGCCAAGATCGCACTCCTCATGCTCAACACGTTTTTTGCGATCGCGATCGGCGGCCTCTGTCTTTTCGCCATCCTGAAGATCGCTTTTGCAGGATAA
- a CDS encoding EVE domain-containing protein, with amino-acid sequence MAYWLYKSEPFKWSWQMQKDAGEAGTEWTGVRNYLARNNMRAMQLGEKGFFYHSNEGLEIVGITEVCALSHPDSTAEGDPRWDCVDIRAVMDMPLPVSLKAVKANPKLANMALVTSMRLSVQPVTEEEWIEVCRMGGLDDPPK; translated from the coding sequence GTGGCGTACTGGCTCTACAAATCCGAACCGTTCAAGTGGTCCTGGCAGATGCAGAAGGATGCCGGCGAGGCGGGCACCGAATGGACCGGCGTGCGCAATTATCTCGCCCGCAACAACATGCGGGCGATGCAGCTCGGGGAAAAGGGCTTCTTCTACCATTCGAACGAGGGGCTCGAGATCGTCGGCATCACCGAGGTCTGCGCCCTTTCGCATCCGGATTCGACGGCGGAGGGCGATCCGCGCTGGGACTGCGTCGACATCCGCGCCGTCATGGACATGCCGCTCCCGGTTTCGCTCAAGGCGGTGAAGGCGAACCCGAAGCTCGCCAATATGGCGCTCGTCACCTCTATGCGGCTTTCCGTGCAGCCGGTGACCGAGGAGGAATGGATCGAGGTCTGCCGCATGGGCGGACTCGACGATCCGCCGAAGTAG
- a CDS encoding uroporphyrinogen-III synthase gives MRLLVTRPQPAAERTARKLEALGHEVAVLPLMQAQHYPDALEASLDRRHDALAVTSAEAIRALATLGPALDPHLATPLFAVGEATARTAAALGFTDIRIGPGTGEALAARIPPETGTLVYLAGAPRALGFEQVLTERKVKHVTVESYRMVPIAYGPQILPDLLRGGSFDAVLLYSRQTARHFATLLAEGGLDAAAFSGRYLCLSAAVQDELPSGAIADVAAAPDEEHLFELLGNGERSLPPA, from the coding sequence GTGCGCCTGCTCGTGACCCGCCCGCAGCCGGCCGCCGAGAGGACGGCGCGGAAGCTGGAAGCGCTGGGACACGAAGTGGCCGTCCTGCCGCTAATGCAGGCGCAACATTACCCCGACGCTCTCGAGGCGTCACTCGATCGGCGCCACGATGCCCTCGCCGTCACCAGCGCCGAGGCCATCCGGGCTCTCGCCACGCTCGGCCCGGCACTTGACCCCCATCTGGCAACACCGCTCTTCGCGGTCGGCGAAGCAACCGCACGCACCGCCGCAGCGCTCGGCTTCACCGATATTCGCATCGGGCCGGGAACCGGTGAGGCGCTCGCCGCCCGGATACCCCCGGAAACCGGAACGCTCGTCTATCTCGCCGGCGCCCCGCGTGCCCTCGGCTTCGAGCAGGTGCTGACCGAGAGGAAGGTCAAGCACGTGACCGTCGAAAGCTACCGAATGGTTCCCATCGCCTACGGGCCGCAAATCCTGCCCGATCTCCTGCGTGGCGGCTCTTTCGACGCGGTGCTTCTCTATTCGCGTCAGACGGCGCGGCACTTCGCCACGCTGCTTGCGGAAGGCGGCCTCGATGCGGCGGCTTTCTCCGGGCGCTATCTCTGCCTGAGCGCGGCAGTTCAGGACGAGCTGCCGTCCGGCGCCATTGCCGATGTCGCCGCGGCGCCCGACGAGGAGCATCTGTTTGAGCTGCTTGGAAACGGAGAGAGAAGCCTGCCGCCCGCCTGA
- the hemC gene encoding hydroxymethylbilane synthase, translating to MQTKPFRIGTRGSPLALAQTQETRDRLAAAHGLPPEMFEIVVLSTKGDRITDRSLAEIGGKGLFTEELEQQLLSGELDFAVHSSKDMPTKLPDGLTLSAFLPREDIRDAFIGRTAAKLVDLPQGATVGSSSLRRQALIRRLRPDINVITYRGQVETRLRKLAEGQVDGTLLAYAGLKRLGMTDVPTELLDPEEFPPAPAQGAICVESRIGDDRVDTLLAAIDDKRTHQAVSCERGFLATLDGSCRTPIAGYAVSEGSHIRFAGMILTPDGATCHRIEIEGKATEATELGRRAGEEVRAKAGPGFFSSWT from the coding sequence ATGCAAACGAAACCTTTCCGCATCGGCACGCGCGGCAGTCCGCTGGCGCTGGCCCAGACCCAGGAAACGCGCGACCGGCTGGCCGCCGCCCATGGCCTGCCGCCGGAAATGTTCGAGATCGTCGTCCTCTCGACGAAGGGCGATCGGATCACCGACCGCTCGTTGGCGGAAATCGGCGGCAAGGGCCTGTTCACCGAGGAGCTCGAGCAGCAGCTCCTGTCCGGCGAACTCGACTTCGCCGTACATTCCTCGAAGGACATGCCGACGAAGCTTCCCGATGGGCTCACCCTCTCCGCTTTCCTGCCGCGCGAGGACATTCGCGACGCCTTTATCGGCCGCACGGCGGCGAAACTCGTCGACCTGCCGCAAGGCGCAACCGTCGGCTCCTCGTCGCTGCGCCGCCAGGCGCTGATCCGGCGCCTCAGGCCCGACATCAACGTCATCACCTATCGCGGCCAGGTCGAGACGCGGCTGCGCAAGCTTGCCGAGGGCCAGGTCGACGGCACCCTGCTCGCCTATGCCGGGCTGAAGCGACTCGGCATGACGGACGTGCCAACCGAACTGCTCGATCCAGAAGAGTTTCCGCCGGCGCCTGCCCAGGGCGCGATCTGCGTCGAGAGCCGCATCGGCGACGACCGCGTCGACACCCTGCTGGCGGCGATCGACGACAAGCGCACCCATCAGGCGGTTTCCTGCGAGCGCGGTTTCCTGGCGACGCTCGACGGCTCCTGCCGCACGCCGATAGCCGGCTATGCCGTATCCGAGGGCTCGCATATCCGCTTTGCCGGCATGATCCTGACGCCTGACGGTGCCACCTGCCACCGCATCGAAATCGAGGGCAAGGCGACCGAGGCGACAGAGCTCGGGCGCAGGGCCGGCGAAGAGGTCCGGGCCAAGGCGGGCCCCGGCTTCTTTTCGAGCTGGACCTGA